GGTAACAAGTATGCCTTGCAGGTGGCCGATGCGGATGGCTATAACGCGCAATCGATCATTGAATATACCGAACCGATTATTTCACCGGCATGGTCGCCTGACGGCAAACAATTGGCCTACGTTTCTTTTGAAAATAAAAAACCAATTGTCTATGTGCAAACATTGGCAACCCGGGAACGCAGAGCGGTTGCCAGCTTCAAAGGCAGCAACAGCGCACCGGCATGGTCGCCCGATGGTAAACGATTGGCTGTGGTGTTGACCGGCCAAGGCGGATCGCAAATTTTTCTGGTGAATGCCGATGGAAGCGGTTTGCAAAGGTTGAGCCGAAGTTCCGGGATCGATACGGAACCCAATTTTTCACCGGACGGAAGGTATATTTTGTTTACCTCCGACCGTGGCGGCAGTCCCCAAGTTTATCGCATGGCGGTAGGGAGCTCGGAATCCGGCAATGCCGATCGGCTCACTTTCGAGGGCAGCTACAATGTCAGCCCGGATTATAGTCAGGACGGTAAAAGCTTCACTTTCATCCACCGTAACAATGGCCAATTCAATGTCGCGGTGCAGGATATCGGTTCGCGCCAAGTGCAGATACTGACAAACTCCAAATTCGACGAATCGCCCAGTTTTGCCCCCAATGGCAAGATGATCTTGTATGCAACCGAGATTAACGGGCATGGTATATTATCCGCTGTTTCCAGGGATGGGCAGACGAGGCAGCATCTGACAGTACAGACCGGCGATATCCGGGAACCGGCCTGGGGGCCCTTACCAACTTGGAAGTAATATTTTTATTTTAAAGGAGTTATAAATGAGAAAACTATTAGGTATTTCATTGATTGTTTTGTTGTCAGCGTGCGCCAGTCAAACAACGCAACCCGAAGTAGATGATCTTACCGCAGGCTCGGGCGCTGGCGCCGGTTTGGGCGGCAGCGATTTGGGCGGATCCGGCTCAGGCAGACCGGGCTATTTCAGTCAGCTGAATGATCCGAACAGTATCCTGTCGCAACGCAGCGTTTATTATGACTACGATAGCTATAGCGTCAAAGGCGAATACCGCGAACTGGTGCTGTCACACGCCCGGTTCTTACGCGACAACGCCAGCGCCAGCGTAATCTTGCAAGGAAATACCGATGACCGCGGCAGCCGTGAATACAACCTGGCTTTGGGTCAACGCCGCGCCGATAGCGTCAAAAACATGATGACTTTAGCCGGTGCCCGTGATGCGCAAATTGAATCGGTTAGCTTGGGCGAAGAAAAACCGCGCGCGCTGGGGCACGGTGAATCGGTGTGGAGTCAAAACCGCCGCACCGACATCCTGTACCGGGGTGAATAAACATGCTGATACGCGCTTTCCTTCTGCTGGTATTGCTGAGCTGTAATGTCAGTTATGCCGCATTGTTTGGCGATGATGAGGCACGCGAGCAGATTAACGCATTACGTAAACAAGTGAAAGAAATGGAAGCGCGTATTGCCAAGATGGAAGAGGCGCTGAACAGCCAGGCTTTACTCGAGCTTTATTCAAAAGTTGAAACGCTGGAACAGGAATTGGGAAAGCTCAACGGACAAATAGAAATGCTGGGTAACGATAATGCGCTGTTACAAAAACGGCAGCGGGATTTCTATATTGATCTGGATAATCGCCTGCGCCAGATCGAACAGCAATCTCCTCAAAAGCGATCCCCTTCTTCTCACTTTGAGCCCAACAAAGGCGCACCCGGCAGCGCGGCTGCGCCTTCACCTTCACCTTCACCAAGCGAACAAGCCGCCGCCGCGCCTCCGCTAGATGCCGATACGGTAATACCGGAATCGCCGTCATCCGAAGCCGCGGATGCTTCCGCGACTCAGGATTCCGCTGCGGTAGCCGCGAATGAGCTGACTCCACCGGGAACTACAGAAAGTGGTGCTTATAAAGCAGCGTTTGATTTGTTCAAGAACGGTGAATACGCTAATGCAATCGCGCAATTTGAGAGCTTCCTGGAAA
The DNA window shown above is from Nitrosomonas sp. Is35 and carries:
- the pal gene encoding peptidoglycan-associated lipoprotein Pal, giving the protein MRKLLGISLIVLLSACASQTTQPEVDDLTAGSGAGAGLGGSDLGGSGSGRPGYFSQLNDPNSILSQRSVYYDYDSYSVKGEYRELVLSHARFLRDNASASVILQGNTDDRGSREYNLALGQRRADSVKNMMTLAGARDAQIESVSLGEEKPRALGHGESVWSQNRRTDILYRGE
- the ybgF gene encoding tol-pal system protein YbgF yields the protein MLIRAFLLLVLLSCNVSYAALFGDDEAREQINALRKQVKEMEARIAKMEEALNSQALLELYSKVETLEQELGKLNGQIEMLGNDNALLQKRQRDFYIDLDNRLRQIEQQSPQKRSPSSHFEPNKGAPGSAAAPSPSPSPSEQAAAAPPLDADTVIPESPSSEAADASATQDSAAVAANELTPPGTTESGAYKAAFDLFKNGEYANAIAQFESFLENYPQSNLAPGAAYWIGNARYALRDYQLAIDAQRKLISNYPASNKVPDAFLNIASSQLEMGDSKASKQTLENLLAKYPQSDAAKKAKQRLANIK
- the tolB gene encoding Tol-Pal system beta propeller repeat protein TolB, which translates into the protein MSINWFQSIRVAWILLLCLISAHSHAQLNIEIFGGGASRIPIAIVPFADENKLQQSITAVIGADLQRTGLFRLVDPAGLSPHAPVEVVYSDWANRGANALVIGRVAAVSGDQVEIQFRLMDVAKKSQLTGLAITVTTSQLRAAAHRIADVIYEALTGDVGVFSTRIAYVLKRGNKYALQVADADGYNAQSIIEYTEPIISPAWSPDGKQLAYVSFENKKPIVYVQTLATRERRAVASFKGSNSAPAWSPDGKRLAVVLTGQGGSQIFLVNADGSGLQRLSRSSGIDTEPNFSPDGRYILFTSDRGGSPQVYRMAVGSSESGNADRLTFEGSYNVSPDYSQDGKSFTFIHRNNGQFNVAVQDIGSRQVQILTNSKFDESPSFAPNGKMILYATEINGHGILSAVSRDGQTRQHLTVQTGDIREPAWGPLPTWK